A genomic region of Dreissena polymorpha isolate Duluth1 chromosome 4, UMN_Dpol_1.0, whole genome shotgun sequence contains the following coding sequences:
- the LOC127878771 gene encoding oncoprotein-induced transcript 3 protein-like, with protein sequence MLWITILISVTVSAVHSALCPKTEDPCYRYNGLIEIPDMDTRHPSIKIGTVAYSQDVYKLRFGLWYISDFPLTSAAVENGHCGTKFPIWVNGSTPTPGEGYVNLTACVKDYNDTCADTVTVLAKNCGYYYVYCFWNLPYADQRFCFDVDLSKVTTTTKTTTTATTTTTKQTATKAKTAEYYYHDPSKQSGDSKCDCSKSEGVAIGLGVTLSLTFFIFVIICACRYTPKKNIVCGDVSSPKYM encoded by the exons ATGCTTTGGATAACAATTTTAATTTCAGTTACAG TTTCAGCGGTACACAGTGCACTTTGCCCGAAAACAGAAG ATCCATGTTACCGCTACAATGGTCTCATTGAGATACCGGACATGGACACACGTCACCCGAGCATAAAGATTGGAACAGTGGCATACTCACAAGATGTTTACAAACTGAGGTTCGGGCTGTGGTACATCTCGGACTTTCCGTTGACCTCAGCGGCTGTGGAAAACGGCCATTGTGGAACAAAGTTTCCCATTTGGGTTAATG GATCCACACCAACCCCAGGCGAGGGTTATGTCAACCTCACTGCATGTGTGAAAGACTACAACGACACATGCGCGGACACCGTCACCGTGCTCGCCAAGAACTGTGGTTATTACTACGTCTACTGCTTTTGGAACCTGCCGTACGCTGACCAGAGATTCTGTTTCG ATGTTGACCTGAGTAAAGTAACAACGACAACAAAAACGACTACAACCGCTACGACAACAACAACCAAACAAACTGCTACAAAAGCAAAAACAGCGGAATATTATTACCATGATCCTTCGAAGCAATCCGGAG ATTCCAAGTGTGACTGTTCCAAAAGTGAAGGGGTAGCTATAGGCTTGGGAGTGACCTTGTCattgacatttttcattttcGTCATTATCTGCGCTTGTAGATACACTCCTAAAAA AAACATTGTGTGCGGAGATGTTTCTTCCCCCAAGTATATGTAA